A window of the Synechococcus sp. JA-3-3Ab genome harbors these coding sequences:
- a CDS encoding RlpA-like double-psi beta-barrel domain-containing protein produces MTNSEDPRPRVVVDVLARGPFVRGRDLDIATAAARQLGIYEQEVAKVEVPLLPPQEVPLSGVLMSLR; encoded by the coding sequence TTGACCAATTCTGAGGATCCCAGGCCTAGAGTGGTGGTGGATGTTCTGGCTCGGGGCCCTTTTGTTCGCGGTCGAGATCTGGATATTGCGACGGCTGCCGCTCGCCAGCTGGGCATTTACGAGCAGGAAGTGGCGAAAGTAGAGGTGCCTCTGCTGCCTCCCCAAGAAGTTCCTCTCTCCGGCGTTTTGATGAGCCTAAGGTAG
- the cbiT gene encoding precorrin-6Y C5,15-methyltransferase subunit CbiT, with amino-acid sequence MATPFSWPYRTPGIPDSAFERIPGIPMSPREVRVLVLSQLRLGEDHCLWDIGAGTGTIAIEAAILCPRARVIAIERDAEVVSLIESNCEKFGLNNVQVIQGTAPDCLHQLSPPPDRICIEGGHPLREILEASWNHLKPNGRIVATTNSLEGLYGLSAGLAAVRAHHVEVIQSAVNRLEHRGRSQLLLPLDPTFVLSGEKSS; translated from the coding sequence ATGGCAACCCCCTTCTCTTGGCCCTATCGCACCCCAGGGATCCCGGACTCCGCCTTTGAGCGGATCCCGGGGATCCCGATGAGCCCCCGCGAGGTACGCGTGCTGGTGCTGAGCCAGTTGCGCCTGGGAGAAGACCACTGCCTATGGGATATCGGCGCCGGGACAGGCACCATCGCCATCGAAGCGGCCATTCTCTGCCCCCGCGCTCGCGTGATTGCCATCGAGCGCGATGCCGAGGTGGTCAGCTTGATCGAGAGCAACTGCGAGAAATTCGGCCTCAACAACGTGCAAGTAATCCAGGGCACCGCCCCCGATTGCTTGCATCAGCTCTCTCCGCCCCCCGATCGCATCTGTATCGAAGGTGGCCATCCCCTACGGGAGATCCTGGAGGCCTCCTGGAACCATCTCAAACCCAACGGCAGGATTGTGGCGACCACCAACTCTCTGGAGGGGCTCTACGGCCTCTCTGCCGGGCTGGCTGCCGTGCGAGCTCATCATGTGGAGGTGATCCAATCAGCCGTGAACCGCCTGGAACACCGCGGTCGCAGCCAACTGTTGCTGCCTCTGGATCCCACCTTTGTGTTAAGCGGGGAAAAATCCAGCTAA
- a CDS encoding ferredoxin-thioredoxin reductase variable chain, whose product MKVGDRVRVRTSVIVYHHPEHRNQPFDLKGMEGEVTAVIQDWNGRPISANFPFQVQFGNKFRAHLQADELEVIEASPSSEPAA is encoded by the coding sequence ATGAAAGTCGGAGATCGAGTGCGGGTGCGTACCAGCGTGATCGTCTATCACCACCCGGAACATCGCAATCAACCTTTTGACCTCAAAGGTATGGAGGGAGAAGTGACGGCTGTGATCCAAGACTGGAACGGCCGCCCGATCAGCGCTAATTTTCCCTTTCAGGTGCAGTTTGGGAATAAGTTCCGCGCCCACCTCCAGGCCGACGAGCTGGAGGTGATCGAGGCGAGCCCTTCCTCCGAGCCTGCGGCCTAG
- the ftsH gene encoding ATP-dependent zinc metalloprotease FtsH has protein sequence MSQKGKNKKWRSAGLYALLAIVLISLATTFFGTRPAERLEISYSDLMSRIERGEVSKVLVEIAPDGRQIAIAEAEINNRATQVLVNLPPLTPEFENTLLAQGVELAVRPVQEEGLLGRILSTFFLPVLLLLGLFFLLRRAQNGPGSQALNFGKSRARVQMEPKTQVTFNDVAGVDQAKLELAEVVDFLKNPERYNALGARIPRGVLLVGPPGTGKTLLARAVAGEAGVPFFSISGSEFVEMFVGVGASRVRDLFEQAKQNAPCIVFIDEIDAVGRQRGAGLGGGNDEREQTLNQLLTEMDGFEGNSGIIVIAATNRPDVLDAALLRPGRFDRQVTVDRPDFQGRLEILKVHARGKTLAADVDLEKLARRTPGFTGADLANLLNEAAILAARRNLTEISMDEINDAVDRVLAGPEKKDRLMSERRKELVAYHEAGHALVGSLLPNYDPIQKVSIIPRGQAGGLTWFMPSDDDMGLTTRAHLKNMMTVALGGRVAEEVVYGEAEVTTGAASDLQQVARIARNMVTRFGMSDRLGNVALGRQYANIFLGREIAAERDFSEETAALIDEEVRRLVNEAYQRATYLIRENRALLDRIARRLVEAETIDGEELQAIIDSSEVVMLPPEEEPEPLTFPITLNASA, from the coding sequence GTGAGTCAGAAAGGTAAAAACAAAAAATGGAGAAGCGCCGGATTGTACGCGTTGCTGGCCATTGTCTTGATCTCGCTGGCCACAACCTTCTTCGGCACCCGTCCGGCTGAGCGTCTGGAGATCAGCTACTCCGACCTGATGAGCCGCATAGAACGGGGCGAGGTCAGCAAAGTCTTGGTCGAGATCGCCCCCGATGGTCGCCAAATTGCCATTGCCGAGGCGGAAATCAACAACCGCGCCACCCAAGTGCTGGTCAACCTGCCTCCCCTCACCCCCGAGTTTGAGAACACCTTGCTTGCGCAAGGGGTGGAGCTGGCGGTGCGCCCGGTTCAGGAGGAGGGTCTGCTGGGGCGCATCCTCAGCACCTTCTTCCTGCCCGTCTTGCTGCTGCTTGGCCTGTTTTTCCTGTTGCGCCGAGCCCAAAACGGCCCTGGCAGCCAGGCGCTCAACTTTGGCAAGTCGAGGGCAAGGGTGCAGATGGAGCCGAAAACTCAGGTTACCTTCAACGATGTGGCTGGTGTTGACCAGGCCAAGTTGGAGCTGGCCGAGGTGGTGGACTTTTTGAAAAACCCCGAGCGGTACAACGCTCTGGGCGCCAGGATCCCGCGCGGGGTGTTGCTGGTCGGCCCCCCAGGTACAGGTAAAACCCTGTTGGCCCGCGCTGTGGCCGGAGAGGCGGGTGTGCCCTTCTTCTCCATTTCTGGCTCTGAGTTTGTGGAGATGTTTGTTGGAGTGGGGGCCTCGCGGGTGCGGGATCTGTTCGAGCAGGCCAAGCAAAATGCCCCCTGTATTGTCTTCATCGACGAAATCGATGCCGTGGGTCGGCAGCGGGGAGCCGGCCTAGGAGGTGGCAACGACGAGCGGGAGCAAACCCTGAACCAGTTGCTGACCGAGATGGACGGCTTTGAGGGCAACTCCGGCATCATCGTTATCGCCGCCACCAACCGCCCCGATGTGTTGGATGCAGCGCTGCTGCGGCCCGGTCGCTTTGACCGCCAAGTGACGGTGGATCGCCCCGACTTCCAGGGCCGCCTGGAGATCCTCAAGGTGCATGCCCGCGGCAAAACCTTGGCCGCCGATGTGGATCTGGAGAAATTGGCCCGCCGCACCCCTGGGTTTACCGGCGCAGACCTGGCCAACCTACTCAACGAAGCGGCCATCTTGGCGGCCCGCCGCAACCTCACCGAGATCTCGATGGACGAGATCAACGACGCCGTGGATCGGGTGTTGGCTGGCCCAGAGAAGAAGGATCGCCTCATGAGCGAGCGGCGCAAGGAGCTGGTGGCCTACCACGAGGCAGGACACGCCCTGGTGGGATCCCTCTTGCCCAACTACGATCCCATTCAAAAGGTCAGCATCATTCCCCGCGGCCAGGCGGGCGGCCTCACCTGGTTCATGCCCAGCGATGATGACATGGGCCTGACCACCCGTGCCCACTTGAAAAACATGATGACCGTCGCCCTGGGGGGTCGGGTGGCAGAGGAGGTGGTCTATGGCGAGGCGGAGGTGACCACGGGGGCAGCCAGCGACCTACAGCAGGTGGCCCGCATTGCCCGCAACATGGTCACCCGCTTTGGCATGAGCGACCGCCTGGGCAACGTGGCCCTGGGACGCCAGTATGCCAATATCTTCTTAGGCCGTGAGATCGCTGCAGAGCGGGATTTCTCCGAGGAGACGGCGGCCCTCATCGACGAAGAGGTGCGACGTCTGGTGAATGAGGCCTACCAACGGGCCACTTACCTGATCCGGGAAAACCGCGCCCTCTTGGATCGCATCGCCCGCCGCTTGGTGGAGGCCGAAACCATTGATGGGGAAGAGCTGCAAGCGATCATCGACAGCTCGGAGGTGGTGATGCTACCGCCTGAGGAGGAGCCGGAGCCGCTGACCTTCCCGATAACCCTCAACGCTAGTGCCTAG